A stretch of the Papaver somniferum cultivar HN1 chromosome 6, ASM357369v1, whole genome shotgun sequence genome encodes the following:
- the LOC113289539 gene encoding protein CUP-SHAPED COTYLEDON 3-like, whose protein sequence is MGDQKNPNNHESSISPLLPPGIRFYPTEHQLLSFYLYNKNNNQNPNLSLIPSASGLQNPIFGIDFIQEIDFYKIDPCDLSEISSFSYGHGGTKKHSYCYTMRMGIEDLEKRKGKGGFWKCKGARRNVLSVGGEIILGTKWSFVFYRRNRSSRSSVKTNWVMIEYAIIDNRQDAFVLCRVFLKSARKNRVEHVPRPYGDNVATTHNILTDAPSKKLDIPVLSASGKVVAHEDRFAQKDEIETCPSKLTRELNDVISSQQVSDGGSGSPVGTPQANNPVKLSDGIIGGGIISYDAMVDKFCTDPTIFEGDFLELDDLLSPLEDADASG, encoded by the exons ATGGGGGATCAGAAAAACCCTAATAATCACGAATCCTCTATTTCACCACTACTTCCACCTGGTATTAGATTTTATCCAACTGAACATCAGCTCTTATCATTCTATCTATACAATAAAAATaacaatcaaaaccctaatttatcatTAATCCCTTCTGCTTCTGGCCTGCAGAACCCCATTTTTGGCATTGATTTTATTCAAGAGATTGATTTTTATAAGATTGATCCTTGTGATTTATCTgagatttcttctttttcttatggTCATGGCGGAACTAAAAAACACTCTTATTGTTATACTATGAGAATGGGTATTGAAGATTTGGAGAAGCGGAAAGGTAAAggtgggttttggaagtgtaaaGGAGCAAGAAGGAATGTTTTGAGTGTTGGTGGAGAGATTATTTTAGGAACTAAATGGAGTTTTGTGTTTTATAGGAGAAATCGTTCTTCTCGTTCTTCGGTGAAGACCAATTGGGTTATGATTGAGTATGCCATAATTGATAATCGACAG GATGCTTTTGTTCTGTGTCGGGTGTTTCTGAAATCTGCAAGGAAAAACAGAGTTGAACATGTCCCTCGCCCTTATGGTGACAACGTTGCCACAACGCACAACATTCTTACTGATGCTCCTTCTAAAAAGCTTGATATACCGGTATTATCTGCCAGTGGAAAGGTTGTTGCGCATGAGGACAGATTTGCTCAGAAAGATGAAATTGAGACGTGTCCATCAAAATTGACTCGTGAGCTGAATGATGTGATTAGTTCCCAGCAAGTTTCAGATGGCGGATCTGGGTCACCAGTGGGCACTCCTCAGGCAAACAACCCA GTGAAATTGTCGGATGGGATTATTGGTGGTGGCATCATATCCTATGATGCTATGGTGGACAAGTTTTGTACAGATCCAACAATTTTCGAGGGTGATTTCTTAGAGTTGGATGATTTGTTGTCCCCTCTTGAGGATGCTGATGCTTCAGGTTAA